The genome window GGATTTTCTTCCCAGAATTTTTTTATATTTGGAGCGTATTTATCTATCAAATTCTCCAAAGGTATCACTCCTCCATCTATCCCTAATTTTTCCAGATCATCAGTCAGCTCATAAGCAATAATATCAGGAAGTATACCTGATGAAAGCATTAGATTAAATGCCTGCACTTCTTCACTTTGATTTTTAGAAGCTGTCCCTACCAATCTTACATTAGTCATATCAAAGGCTTTCTTGTATACAGGAAGTTCGCCATCAAAAGCCTTTCCCAGAAATATTCCAAATATAGTAAATTCCTTTGGTTGCTCAGTTATAACTGATCCTTCAAGTTTTCTTATGGGACCTTCTACTTTTTTCTCTTTTGTTCCACACCCAATAAAAAAAACTGCTATTAATATTCCATAAATAATATTTTTTAATTTCATAATTTCCCCCTGCTTTCAAATTATCCTTTTACAGCTCCAAGTGTTACACCTTTTTTAAAGAATTTCTGTATAAATGGATATACTATCAAAATAGGTATAAGTGACATAGCTATTACAGCATAAATAATTGTCTGAGGAGATGTTGTACTGCTCATTGTTATAAGCTGACTTGCTTCTCCTGCCATATCCTTTTCTATTATCAGTTTTTTCAAAAATACCTGTAATGGTGCTTTGCTGTCATCTATAAGCAATACCATTGTCCAGAAATATCCATTCCATCTTGATACTGCATAAAACAGAGATACTGTTGTCAATGCAGATGTAGACAGAGGAAGATATATTTTTGTCATTATCTGAAATTGAGAAGCTCCATCTATTCTTGCTGATTCTTCCAGAGATTTTGGAACTGCTTCAAAGAATGACTTCAAAATTATAACATTAAAGGTATTAACTGCAAATCCTAAAATTACTCCTGTATAGCTATTTATAAGTCTTAAATCTCTGAAATTAAGATATTTCGGAATTATTCCAGGATCAAACCACATAGTCATTATTACTAAAAGTGTAATGGTTTTTCTATATTTCAATTCAGGTTTAGACAAGACATATGCCCCTGTTATTGTGAATATCATACTTACAGCAGTTCCTACAACTGTTATAAATATTGAATTCCCATATGCACGCCACATTCCTGTTAAAGCCATTGCACTTTTAAATGACTCCATTGTAAATCCCTTAGGAAAAAGTGTTACTGCCCCTGACTCTACTAAATAAGGTTTACTAACTGCTGCTGAAAAAACATATATGATTGGATAGATAAATATCGCAGCAAATACAGCAAGAAGTGCATAATTTGCTATATTAAATACTTTTTCATCCATTTCCATTTTGATTCTGTTTTTCATTTTGCTCCTCCTCAAAATTACCAAAGACTTGACTGAGTAACTTTTTTACTCCATTTATTTGCGCTATATACAAGAATAAATCCTACCAGAGCGTTAAATAATCCAACTGCTGTTGCAAGTCCAAAATCCTGCATAAGCATTCCCGTTCTGTATACATATGTACTTATTACATCTGCTGTGGAGTATGTAGCTGGCTGGTATAAAAGAAGAACTGTTTCAAATGCTACATTGAGCATACTTCCAACTTTTAGTACCAGCATAACTACAATAGTAGGAATAATGGCAGGTATTGTTATATGCCTTAATTGCTTAAATTTATTTGCCCCATCTATTTTAGCTGCTTCATATAGCTGTTCATCCACTGATGTAAGAGCTGCCAGATATATGACAGCATTGAATCCTGTTGTTTTCCAGATATTTAATCCTGTAAATATTCCTCTGAAAAATTCTGGCTTTGATAAGAAATATACTTTTTCAAATCCTAATTTTTCCATTATTACATTTACAACTCCTGTACTTGGTGACAATACATTTATTGTAATACCAGTGGCTACCACTATTGCTATGAAGTAGGGAATAAATGAAGCTGTCTGTACAATAGATTTAAAATATTTATTTTTTACTTCATTGAGCATCAAGGCTATAAGTATAGCAAAAGGAAATTCCAGACATAAACTATATAAATTTAACATCAATGTATTTTTTAAAGTTGCATAGAAATATGGACTTGTAAGAAATTCCTTAAAGTTTCTAAACCCCACCCATTCACTTCCAGATATTCCTCTGAAAAGATTATAGTCTTTAAATGCTATTAATAACCCATACATTGGTTTAAACATAAATACTGCATACCAGATAATAAATGGAAGCAATATCAAATAAAGCATTTTTTGATCTCTGTCAAAACCATTTATCTTAATCTTCATATTCCTTCCTCCTATAGTGTGATATTTTCTTCTGTCTCTGCATCAAATATATGAATTTTATCTACATCAAAATAAAATCTTCCCTTTTCTCCATACTTTGTTCCTTCACTTTTTCTTGCTTCTATTCTTGAAGTAAACTCATATCCATCTATATCAAAATATATAAATTCTTCATTTCCCATGTATTCAACAATACTCACTTTTCCTTCTAAGAAATTTTTCTCATATCCTTCTGGATGAGTTATTGTATTTCCAATATTTTCAGGTCTTATTCCCAGATAAACTTTTTTTCCCATATAACCCTTTACTTTTTCTCCCATTTCTTCAGGAAGAACTACATATTTACTTGAACCAAATATAAATATTACATTCTCTCCATTAGTTTCAATAGCTCCTTCAATAAAGTTCATAGCTGGGCTTCCTATAAATCCTGCTACAAATTTATTTTTTGGGTGATTATATAGATTTAAAGGTGTATCTACCTGCATTATTTTTCCATAATTCAAAACACATATTCTATCTCCCATAGTCATAGCTTCCACTTGATCATGTGTTACATATATCATTGTAGCTGTCTGCCCTTCTGCTTTTAATTGCTTATGGAGCTGTGTTATTTTTACTCTCATTGCTACTCTCAATTTAGCATCAAGATTAGATAATGGTTCATCAAAAAGAAATACATCTGGTTTTCTTACTATTGCCCTTCCCACAGCAACTCTTTGTCTTTGACCTCCTGACATTTCTTTTGGTTTTCTATCCAATAAAGATGTTATTTCAAGTTTTTCAGCTGCTTCTCTTACTCTTTTATCTATCTCTCCAACTGAGGTCCTTGCCATTTTTAGTCCAAAAGCCATATTATCATATACTGTCATATGAGGATAAAGTGCATAGTTCTGAAATACCATTGCTATTCCTCTATCTTTTGGTGGAAGATTATTTACCATTTTATCTCCTATCCAGATTTCTCCTCCTGTTATCTCTTCCAGTCCAGCAACCATTCTGAGAGTTGTCGATTTGGCACATCCAGATGGACCTACAAACACCATAAATTCTCCATCTTTTATTTCCAAATCTATTCCATGCACAGCTTTAAATCCATTAGGATATAACTTTTCCACTTTTTTCAATATAACTTCTGCCATTTTCCTTCCCTCCATAATTTTATATTAGAATATTTTTCTAAACCCCTATTTTTAAAAAACTATTTTAATATAAATCTATTTGAAGAGAATGACTTATTTTCCAATCATTCTCTCAAATATTTATTTAATTATCTAATATCTTTCATTGCTATATGATCCATATCTGTAAATGTCTGGTTTTCTCCTACCATTCCCCAAATAAATGTATAATTGCTTGTTCCCACTCCTGAATGAATTGACCATGATGGAGAAATAGCTCCCTGTTCATTTCCTATTACTATATGTCTAGTTTCTGTTGGTTCTCCCATTAAATGAAAAACTCTTGTTTCAGGCTGCATATTGAAATAGAAATAAACTTCCATTCTTCTCTCGTGAGTATGACAAGGCATTGTATTCCACATATTATTTGGCTCTAATACTGTCATTCCCATTAAAAGCTGACAAGATTTACATACAGCTGGATGAACATACTGGAATATAGTTCTTTCATTTGAATTTGATAAGCTACCTAATTTTACTGGATTAGCCTTTTCTATATCTATTTTTACAATAGGATAAGTCATATGTGCTGGGGCTGAATTTACATAAAATTTAGCTGGTTCATTTTCATTATCAGAAATGAAAACTAATTCCTTAGAACCCATACCAACATATAATCCATCTTTTGGATTCATTTTATATTCAACTCCATCTATAATTATCTTACCTGCTCCTCCAATGTTTATTACTCCAAGTTCTCTTCTTTCTAAGAAAAATTCAGATCCTAATTCTTTACTTCCTTCTAGTCTCACCTCTTTCTTAACAGGCATAATTCCTCCTGCTATTATTCTATCTACATGAGAATATGTTAAAGCTGGCTCATCTGCTGTAAATATTGTTTCTATAAAATAATGTTTTCTTAACTCTTCTGTTGTATAATGCTTTGAATCCTCAGGGTGATTTGCATATCTTACATCTAATTTCATTAATATTTCCTCCTCAAATTTTTAATTCAATACTATCTTACTAACCATCCACCATCTACAGCTAAAATATGTCCATTTATATAATCAGATGCTTTACTTGCAAGGAATACTACTGCTCCCATTAAATCAAATGGATCAGCCCATTTTCCAGCAGGTATTCTTCCTAATATCTCTGCATTTCTTTTTTCATCAGCTCTTATAGGTTCTGTATTCGCTGTTTTTATATATCCTGGTGCTATTGCATTTGTCTGAATATTATGTACAGCCAATTCATTAGCAAAAGCTTTAGTTATTCCTGCCACTCCATGTTTACTTGCTGTGTATGGAGGAACAAATTTCCCTCCTTGAAATGAAAGCATAGAAGCTATATTTATTATTTTTCCTCCTCCATTTTTTACCATTACTTCAGCTGCCGCTTTACTTAAAAAATATACAGAATTAAGATTTATATTCATTACTGCATCCCAATCTTCATCTTTATATTCCAGTAGTGGGGCTCTTCTTATTGTCCCTGCATTATTTACTAAAATATCTATTTTCCCATATACTTTTATACACTCTTCTACTACATTTTTAATTTGAGCTCTATCTGTAAGATCAGCTTGGAAAAACTCTATTTTTACTCCCTCTTTTTCAGCCATTTCTCTTGTTGAATCCCAATCTCTGTCATATGTTACTACAAATAGATCTGCTCCAGCTTTTGCCAAAGCTACTACATATCCTTGACCCAAACCTGTATTTCCACCTGTTACTATTGCTGTTTTTCCTTTTAATGAAAAAAAGTTCATTGAAAATTCATCTAACATTTTGCCTCCTTAAAGATTTTATTTTTATATTTTTTATTATTTTTTGTTCTTTAACAAAACTTATTTTTTTATTTTTATACACTTATTATTGTATGTCAATTATTACATAATCTATTATCTCTGTAAATCTTCAATTTTAAATCTACAATTTTCTATCTCTTTATTTTTTGAAATTTTCATCATTATTTTTTAATATTTCCTATATAAAAATACTATATTTAAAATATAAATTTAAATTTTAACTCGATTTTATTTTTTATTCGCTATATATACATTTTTCTATTTTTCATATCCTCTTTTCTTTCTATAGTACAAAAAGATTCTTTGTTACTCTCACATTTCCAATTAACATAATATTTATACTCTTTTGTTTCTATTAGATGAATATTCTCTGATAATGTTATCTGAAGATTACCTCTAAGTATATTTTCTTTTTCTTTAGAAAGATCATAGAACAATCCCCATACTAATCCAGTATCAATAGGATTTTCTCCATATTCCAACCATACTTTTACAAATATACAGTTCTTCTTTTTTTCTATTTCTATATTTAATTCTCTCTCTTCTGGAAATATATACTTCCATTTCTCTATCTCTATTTTCTTTACCTTCAGTTTTGATTTTATTTCCTTATATAATATTTCATTAATTTTAATCTCTGGAAATTCATCAAATTTTCTATTGATAATAGTAGAGTATATCTTCCCTTTTCCTTCTATGCTATTTTCTAAAAAAATAATTCCATATTCAGTAAAAAACCATGATTTCTTACTTTTTAATTTTTCATTCCAATTAATATAATCCATTGCTGCTACACCATACTTTTCCAATACCACTCCGCCAGATAATCTATTTTGTACAAAGGAGGTTTCTGAGTTTCTCTGAGCATCTATTCCTTCCATATTCATTTCTATTTCTGTAGTTCCCTGTATATAGTAATAATCTACATTACTCCAAAAATTTATATACTCATTCTGATTTTCATCATATAGATAATATGCTCCATCTCCTGTATACCAACCTTTAGTATTTTCTCCATTCATACACTCATAATTTCCCACTTGGAAAGAATGAAGGGCTATTCCTACTGCAAAATTTTTCCCTCTTTTCATTATTCTTCCCATTCTATTACAAATTTTAAGTCCTTCATTGTATGAAACTCTATTATTAAAGTCTTTTAAAATATTATTCAATTTATGATAGATAAATGGAGAGGTTTCTTCAGATAAATATCTTTCTTTTCCATATTTTATTATTTCTCTTTTTACTATATTTTCTATCTCTCTTTTTTTATTTTCTGAAAAAATACTTGAAACAAGTAAAATATCATTTAATAGTCTATGACCTACTATATTATCACTATTGTTCATTCGTGTTATTCCTCTTCCAGAAAGCATATCTGGAAATCTTCCATGAAAGAAGAAAGGTTCAAATGAATTCAAAATTATTTCATACAATATTTCTATTCCTTCTACCTTTTTCTCATATTCTGTTCCTTCTATGATAAAAAATATCTCTCCCACTCCGCATAGCAGTACTTCTCCATAACCTCCTGTATATGCGATAGACCCATGCTGTATAAAAGAACCATCTCTATAAAAACCATCTTTATCTTCTAAATCATTTTTATCTTTATATTTCCATACTTCTGACAGGGAGCAGAGAGCTAATTTTATTTCCTGGCTGTCACTTGAGAGTATTCCTCTCAATAAAGATATTTTTACTGTATCTGTTCTATTCCCCCCAGTAGAAACTCTGAAAGGACTTCTGCTTGGATGTATTGCAACAGGATTGTTTCCAGAATATCTAGGATCAGGTTGAAAATATCTGCTTGTTTCAAGATTTTCTTCTATGATTTTATAACCTAAATCATCATATAAAAGTACAAAAATATCATTCAATATGAGGGGAATCCCTATTTCCCATTGCCACCAGTTTGTATGTTCTATAGATTTTTTATTGTAAAAATATTTTGAAAAATCCTTTAAGCTCTTCTCTATCATTTTTAATAATTTCTGGTTTTTATAATATTTACTTCTTTCTATTTTGTAAAGTTTCGCTAACAGAAGCAAATTTTTATATAATTCTTTTATTTTTACAATATCTTTCATTGAATTTCTATATTCTTCTTCACATTTAAATGCAGAAAATTCTTTTATTATTCTTTCAGCTTCATTCTCAAAATATTCTATTATTTCTTTAGGATTATCTTCATATCCTATGAGATATTCTATTCTCTTTCTCATTAATTTTTTCTGAATATCCATGTTTTCCTCCAGATTATCAATATATTTTATTATTAGCACTATTTATTTCTGAAAACAATCTCCATTATTTCATATATTTTTTTTTCTTAAAACACTTGAAAAAATAAGAGTTCCTGTATCCCAAAAATTACTTAGATAGAAAATTGAATATTAATTTCAAAAAATAAAAAAGAGAACTATTTAGAAAATAGATTAATCTTTAAAATTTTAAACTAATAAAATTCTAAAATATTTCCTATTCTAAATTAGCTCTCTTTATCCTAATATATTTATTTTTTCTTTGCTGATACTAAAAGCATCATTGGACGACGAAGTTCATCTTTCATTTCTGGAATTATTTTCAGCATTTCTTCTGATGGTTGTGCTTCTACAATTCCTGTTATTTCAAATCCTGTTTTCAAAAGAGTATTAAGATAAGTTGTCAGTGTTTTATGATATTTTACTACTTTTTCTCCTAAAAAAATTGATTCTCTCTTTCCTTCTAAATAGTAGCTGTCCACAGGCCAATGGAGTATATTTCCATTTTCATCATAATACCACTCTTCTTTTCCTTGAGCAGTAAAAACTGGATGCTCAACAGAAAAAATAAATTCTCCTCCTTCTACCAAACACTTATTTACTTTTCTACAAATATTTTCAAAAGATTCTATGTAATGAAAAGCTAAAGAACTTATTACTACATCAAAAGTATTTTCTTCAAAATTGATATCCTCTATTGGCATTTGAATATACTCAATATTAGAGAATTTAGTTTTCTTTCTTGCCTCTTCCAACATTTTTGAAGATATATCTATTCCAATAGCTGAAACTGCTCCCTGTTCCACAGCATATATACAATGCCAGCCAAATCCACATCCTAAATCAAGAATTTTTTTTCCTTTAAAATCAGGAAGCATCTTTTTTAATTCATACCATTCTCCTGCTCCAGCTAATCCTTTTTTTGATCTATCCATTTGACTGTATTTATCAAAAAATATTTTATCATCATATTTATTTTCTTTCATTTTTCCTCCATTGATAAATTTTCTTACATTATACTTTACCTATTCATTAGATACAAGATAAAAAACTTTTCTGTCATATTATTTATACATTTTTAAAATATAAAAAGAGGATGACTTATCATCATCCTCAAAGTTCAACCTACTAAAGTTAAAAATTATTTACCAAAATATCTATTTAATAATCCAACAAATGCTCTTCCATGTCTAGCTTCATCTTTAGCCATTTCATGAACTGTATCGTGAATAGCATCAAACCCTAGCATTTTAGCTCTCTTAGCTAAGTCAAATTTTCCTGATGTAGCTCCATATTCAGCTTCAACTCTTTTTGTTAAGTTTTCTTCTGATGATGCACTTACACATTCTCCTAATAATTCTGCAAATTTAGCAGCATGTTCAGCTTCTTCAAAAGCAATTCTTTTATAAGCTTCAGCAATTTCTGGATATCCTTCTCTATCAGCAGCTCTAGACATTGCTAGATACATTCCAACTTCTGTACATTCTCCTTCAAAGTTAGCTCTTAGCCCCATTATAATTTCTTCATCTCCGCAAGCTAATCCTTCTCCAATTACATGTTCAGTAGCCCAAACTTTTTCAGTTCCTTCTACTACTTCTTCCCATCTGTCTCTTCCTGCCTTACATACTGGACATTTGTCAATACTCTCATCAGTTATAATTTCTCCACATACCTTACATCTGTACTTTGCCATTTTACATTTCCTCCCTTGATATTACTTCTCATTTCCTTTTTGTAACCATTACATTTTTATTACATTATTAATATACTACACTTTACATTTTATGTCAATAACTTTTTTTATTTTTTTGCCTATCAAATGTCTTTGTGGTTGGAGGGTTATATCAGTTAAGATAGTTCCTTCTCTTTGAGATAATACCATTTCCACAGCTCCTGCTACACATTCAGGTGTAATATAGCTATTTTCTTCATCTCCTTGACAAAAATCTAAATGATCATAAAATGATGTCTTAGTAATATCAGGGTGAATGGTTACAACTTTTACTCCACTTTTTCTTACTTCATCAAAAAGCCCTTTTGAAAAATGTGATAACCCTGCTTTTGTAGCTGAATATGCACATCCGTAGGTACTAGATTTCTTAGCTGTAATTGATGAAATATTTATAATAGTTCCTCTAATTTTTTTTAAATCTCTTAAAAAAAGCTGTGTAAGAATAAGAGGAGCTTCAAGATTGAGAGTGACCATATTGTGTATTTTATTTATATTTATTTCTTCATGAGGTCCAAAATATCCAACTCCAGCACAATTTATTAAAAGTTCTATTTCAGTTTCTTTTTTTATCTCTTTTACAATTTTTTCTATATCAAAAATTTTTGTAAGATCACACACTATTTTTTTAAATTTATCATTGTATGTTATCTTTTCAAAATTTCTTCCTATTCCATATACTGTATATCCCATATCTATAAGTTTATTTGTTACTGCTAGTCCTATTCCTGATGTAGCTCCTGTTACAACAGCACTTTTCATATTCGTTCTCCTATTAGATAAATATTTTTTCCTCTTCTATATATTTCTTTACTTCTCTTTCCATAAAATCCATCATTTCATTTATATGTTGTGGATAATAACTATATACTCCATCTTTACAAAAAAATGGATATGAAAGTACTTCTGAAGTTGCTCTATATTTTCTCATCCTTTTGAGATATTCTTTAGATATTCTAAATGTTCCTATGTTTACATCTAAAATCTTATTAGGAGATAACTTATTAAAAGTTTTTTTTACAAGTTCTCCATACTCTTCATCAAAATTTTTCATATATATGACTGGATCAAAGCAAATTCTTACTTTCCAGCCTTTTTCCAGCATTTCACTTGCAGCTTTTAATCTTTGTTCTAAAGAAGCAGCTCCATTTTCATGTTGTACAGCAAATTCCTTTGGTGATAGTGTCCATGCAAGTATAAAATTATCTTTTGGTTTTAAATTCTTCAATACTTTTATATTACCACTTTTTGTTCTAAGTTCTATTTTTAATTTTTTATTTCTGCTCACAAAATCATACCACTGTCCCACCAATCCTGTTATCCCTTCCATTGCTAAAAGATCAGTATCATAAGAGATACATATATACATTGATTTTTTTTGAAGAATCCTTTCTATTTCACTAAAACAATCTTCTATATTTACAAAAATAACTATATTAGCGGATGTATATACTCCTTGTAAATAGCAATACTCACAGTCATATATGCAATTCATTATAGATGATGTATAATAAAAATTATCATTTCCAAAACTTTCACATACTTTTGCACCTTCATAAAGATAGTTTTCTTTTTTAACAGCTAATATAAGTTTAGGAGATTTTTTTTGCATGATAAAATTCTGATTTCCTTTAGAAAAAATTTCCTTATATATTTTTAATTCTATAACACTGGAATTTGGAAACTTTTCTAATATTTTTTTCGTGAGAGGATAATCAAAAGCTTCTTTTTCTATATATATATGTGAAAAGCTAAAGTTCAATAATTTCTTTTCTAATTCTTTCAAAATTTATCTTCCCCTCTCTTTTATCCTTTATCTTTATATCAGAATATTTTAAAATTATATTTTCAATACTTTTATTTTGAATTTTATAATACTTAATAAGTTCTATAAATTCATAATGCATACTTTCTGTGAGTTTTAAATTTCTCTCTATTTTTTTTATATTCTCTTTTTCTTCAGAAGAGAATATCTCCTTATTTCCAATATGAAAACTTTTTCTTTCTCCCAACCATTTTGCTATTTTATCAATTTTATTTTCTATCAATTCTATAACTTTCTCTCCTGTTATTTCTGAAGTATTTAAATGGTCTGATACTATTTTTATTATATTTATCTGATGCTGTAAGAAGAACAAAGATGCTGCTTCATATATGCCTGCTCCTTCCATATCTACTATTTCACCCTGTATCTTATCTATCTCTATCTCCCTATCTACAACATGAAAAAATGTTTCCAAAGTTCCTTCTCTGAATTCATGTTTAAATAACATATCTGGATAAAAATTTTTTTTGCTGCTATTATTGATAATTTTATTACAAAGAATTATATCACCTATAGAGGTACTCTCTTCCACAGCTCCACAAATACCTAAATTAACAAAAATATCTTCTTCTCTTATATCTAAGTTGCCTAATACATATGTAATTCCTATGGCTCCTTGCAGCATTCCAGTACCAGTTATTATCAAAACTATTTCTTCATTTTTAAATACCTGATATTTTTTTATTTCGTTATCTTTTTTTAATCTAAAATATGTTATCAATGGTCTAGCTTCCGCTGTCAAAGCTACTGCTATATATATCATATTTCCCTCTTTTTTTACTTTATTCTGTAAATATTTTACCACAATATTTTAAATCTTTTTATCATAACAATAGAATTCCTTTTCTTTTCCTAAGAAATTCATATTTCCTCTATGAATATACCCCAATTTTAACAAAAGTGTATTCATTTTTTTATTGACTGAATATGTATCAGTTTTAATATAATTCATCCCATTTTCTTTTGCTGTTTTTTCTGCAAAT of Fusobacterium sp. contains these proteins:
- a CDS encoding spore photoproduct lyase; the protein is MIYIAVALTAEARPLITYFRLKKDNEIKKYQVFKNEEIVLIITGTGMLQGAIGITYVLGNLDIREEDIFVNLGICGAVEESTSIGDIILCNKIINNSSKKNFYPDMLFKHEFREGTLETFFHVVDREIEIDKIQGEIVDMEGAGIYEAASLFFLQHQINIIKIVSDHLNTSEITGEKVIELIENKIDKIAKWLGERKSFHIGNKEIFSSEEKENIKKIERNLKLTESMHYEFIELIKYYKIQNKSIENIILKYSDIKIKDKREGKINFERIRKEIIEL